A region from the Eptesicus fuscus isolate TK198812 chromosome 1, DD_ASM_mEF_20220401, whole genome shotgun sequence genome encodes:
- the DYNLT3 gene encoding dynein light chain Tctex-type 3 yields MEEYHRHCEEVGFNVDEAHNLVKECIDGVLGGEDYNQNNINQWTASIVEQSLAHLVKLGKAYKYIVTCAVVQRSAYGFHTASSCFWDTTSDGTCTVRWENRTMNCIVNVFAIAIVL; encoded by the exons ATGGAGGAGTACCATCGCCACTGCGAGGAG GTTGGCTTCAATgtggatgaagcccacaaccttgTTAAAGAG TGTATAGATGGAGTTTTGGGTGGTGAAGATTATAATCAGAACAACATCAACCAATGGACTGCAAGTATCGTGGAACAATCCTTAGCACATTTGGTTAAGTTGGGAAAAGCTTATAAATATATTG TGACCTGTGCAGTGGTCCAGAGGAGTGCATATGGCTTTCATACAGCCAGCTCATGCTTTTGGGATACCACATCTGATG gaaCCTGTACTGTAAGATGGGAGAACCGAACCATGAACTGTATCGTCAATGTTTTTGCCATTGCTATTGTCCTGTGA